A single Vigna radiata var. radiata cultivar VC1973A chromosome 8, Vradiata_ver6, whole genome shotgun sequence DNA region contains:
- the LOC106770949 gene encoding LRR receptor-like serine/threonine-protein kinase ERL1 isoform X2: MEDNGLAPLFYVGHHKLKLLMSPLLLMLFLLFPFALPLSEEGQALMAMKATFSNMADVLLDWDDVHNDDFCSWRGVFCDNGSLTVISLNLSSLNLGGEISPAIGDLRNLQSIDLQGNKLTGQIPDEIGNCAALFLLDLSDNHLYGDIPFSLSKLKQLEFLNLKNNQLTGPIPSTLTQIPNLKTLDLARNRLTGEIPRLLYWNEVLQYLGLRGNMLSGTLSPDICQLTGLWYFDVRGNNLTGTIPDSIGNCTSFEILDISYNQITGEIPYNIGFLQVATLSLQGNRLTGTIPEVIGLMQALAILDLSENELVGSIPPILGNLTFTGKLYLHGNMLTGPIPPELGNMSKLSYLQLNDNHLIGKIPNEFGKLEHLFELNLANNHFDGTIPRNISSCTALNQFNVHGNQLSGSIPLSFRNLGSLTYLNLSANNFKGTIPVELGHIINLDTLDLSCNNFSGLVPASVGYLEHLLTLNLSHNHLGGSLPAEFGNLRSIQILDMSFNNLSGSIPPEIGQLQNLMSLIMNNNDLRGKIPDQMTNCFSLTLLNLSYNNLSGVIPSMKNFSRFSADSFFGNSLLCGDWVGSICRPYIPKSRVIFSRVAVVCLTLGIMILLAMVIVAFYRSSQSKQLMKGSSRTGQGPPRLVILHMDMAIHTLDDIMRSTENLNEKYIIGYGASSTVYKCVLKNSRPIAIKRLYNQHPHNLREFETELETVGSIRHRNLVTLHGYALTPDGNLLFYDYMANGSLWDLLHGPSKVKLDWETRLRIAVGAAEGLAYLHHDCNPRIVHRDIKSSNILLDENFEAHLSDFGTAKCISTSRTHASTYVLGTIGYIDPEYARTSRLNEKSDVYSFGIVLLELLTGKKAVDNESNLHQLILAKTDNNTVMEAVDAEVSITCIDLAHVKKTFQLALLCTKKNPSDRPTMHEVARVLVSLLPSPPSKILAPPAKKFDYAHFVIEKGQPRKVEGQPHQEDNNSTNAQWFVRFGDVISKST, from the exons ATGGAAGATAATGGCCTGGCGCCGTTGTTTTATGTTGGCCACCACAAGTTGAAGCTTCTCATGTCTCCTCTTCTGCTCATgctcttccttctctttccaTTTGCTTTGCCCCTCAGCGAAGAAG GACAAGCATTAATGGCGATGAAGGCCACTTTCAGCAATATGGCAGACGTGCTTCTTGACTGGGATGACGTCCACAATGACGACTTTTGCTCTTGGCGTGGAGTTTTCTGCGATAATGGCAGCCTTACTGTGATTTCTCT GAACTTGTCCAGCTTGAACCTCGGCGGGGAGATATCCCCAGCCATTGGTGACTTGAGAAACTTGCAGTCCAT AGACTTGCAAGGGAATAAATTAACGGGGCAAATCCCAGATGAAATTGGAAACTGTGCAgcactttttctttt GGATTTGTCTGATAATCACCTTTATGGTGATATACCTTTCTCCCTGTCAAAGCTAAAGCAACTTGAGTTTTT gaatttaaagaataatCAGTTAACTGGCCCTATCCCTTCAACTCTAACCCAAATTCCAAATCTCAAGACTCT TGATCTTGCTCGAAATAGGCTCACTGGAGAGATCCCCAGATTACTCTATTGGAATGAAGTCTTGCAGTACCT TGGGTTACGAGGAAACATGTTGAGTGGTACTCTGTCTCCTGATATATGTCAATTAACTGGATTGTGGTATTT TGATGTGAGAGGCAACAATTTGACTGGTACTATACCTGACAGCATAGGGAACTGTACAAGTTTTGAAATCTT AGACATATCATATAATCAGATTACTGGAGAGATTCCATATAATATTGGATTTCTGCAAGTTGCTACTTT GTCACTTCAAGGGAATAGATTAACTGGGACAATTCCAGAAGTGATTGGTTTGATGCAAGCCCTTGCAATATT GGATTTGAGTGAGAATGAGTTAGTGGGATCAATTCCCCCAATACTTGGGAATCTGACCTTCACCGGAAAGCT GTACCTTCATGGAAACATGCTTACTGGCCCGATACCTCCTGAACTAGGCAATATGTCCAAACTGAGCTACTT GCAATTGAATGACAACCACCTAATTGGAAAAATTCCAAATGAGTTTGGGAAGCTAGAACATCTTTTTGAATT GAATCTTGCCAATAATCATTTTGATGGAACTATTCCACGTAACATAAGCTCCTGCACAGCCTTAAATCAGTT TAATGTGCATGGTAATCAGTTGAGTGGTTCCATTCCATTGAGCTTCCGCAACCTTGGTAGTTTGACATACTT AAACCTCTCTGCGAACAACTTCAAGGGGACCATACCTGTTGAGTTGGGGCATATTATTAATCTAGATACATT GGATCTATCTTGCAATAATTTTTCAGGACTTGTTCCCGCATCTGTTGGTTATCTGGAACATCTCTTGACCCT CAACTTAAGTCACAACCACCTTGGAGGTTCCTTGCCTGCTGAATTTGGGAATCTCAGAAGCATTCAAATTCT TGATATGTCATTCAACAATCTCTCTGGTAGCATTCCTCCGGAAATTGGACAGCTGCAGAACCTGATGTCTTT GATTATGAACAACAATGATCTGCGAGGGAAGATTCCTGATCAGATGACTAATTGTTTTAGTCTTACACTATT aaatttgTCCTATAACAACCTTTCCGGAGTAATTCCTTCAATGAAGAACTTTTCAAGGTTTTCAGCTGACAG CTTCTTCGGAAATTCATTATTATGTGGAGATTGGGTGGGATCAATATGTCGTCCTTACATTCCAAAATCAAGAG tGATTTTCTCCAGAGTTGCTGTAGTATGTCTCACGCTTGGAATTATGATATTGTTAGCCATGGTCATTGTAGCCTTCTATAGATCCAGCCAATCTAAACAATTGATGAAGGGATCTAGCAGAACTGGGCAAG GTCCTCCAAGACTAGTTATTCTGCACATGGATATGGCTATCCACACCTTGGATGATATTATGAGAAGCACTGAGAATCTCAATGAGAAATATATCATAGGTTATGGTGCCTCTAGTACTGTATACAAATGTGTTTTGAAGAATTCCCGACCAATTGCAATTAAGCGACTGTATAACCAACACCCACACAATTTAAGGGAGTTTGAGACCGAACTTGAGACAGTTGGTAGCATCAGACATAGAAACCTTGTCACCTTGCATGGATATGCACTCACTCCCGATGGAAATCTTCTTTTCTATGACTATATGGCGAATGGGTCATTGTGGGATCTTCTACACG GTCCCTCGAAGGTAAAACTTGACTGGGAAACACGCCTGAGGATTGCTGTTGGAGCAGCCGAAGGACTGGCTTATCTCCATCATGATTGTAACCCGCGAATAGTTCACAGGGACATTAAATCTTCGAATATTTTGCTGGATGAGAACTTTGAGGCTCATCTCTCTGATTTCGGTACTGCAAAATGCATCTCGACCTCGAGAACTCATGCATCGACCTATGTCCTTGGAACTATTGGCTATATTGACCCTGAGTATGCCCGGACATCTAGGCTGAATGAAAAATCAGATGTGTATAGCTTTGGCATAGTTCTTTTGGAACTACTGACTGGAAAGAAGGCAGTGGACAATGAGTCTAATTTGCATCAATTG ATATTGGCCAAGACAGATAACAACACTGTAATGGAGGCTGTTGATGCAGAGGTGTCTATAACCTGCATTGATCTAGCTCATGTTAAGAAGACCTTTCAGCTTGCTCTTCTTTGCACGAAAAAGAACCCTTCTGATAGGCCTACCATGCATGAAGTAGCCAGGGTTCTGGTATCACTGCTTCCTTCACCTCCAAGTAAGATCCTTGCTCCACCTGCAAAGAAATTTGACTATGCCCATTTTGTGATCGAGAAGGGACAACCTCGAAAAGTGGAAGGACAACCTCACCAAGAAGATAACAACTCAACCAATGCTCAATGGTTCGTTCGCTTTGGGGATGTTATATCCAAGAGCACTTGA